From the Solibacillus sp. FSL R5-0449 genome, one window contains:
- the splB gene encoding spore photoproduct lyase, with the protein MNKPFVPQLVYFEPKALDYPLGKELKEKFEALGIEIRYTTSHNQIRNFPGDNDLQKYRIAKSTLVVGIRKTLKFDTSKPSAEYAIPLATGCMGHCHYCYLQTTMGSKPYIRTYVNVEEIFEAANRYIEERAPEITRFEAACTSDIVGLDHLTHSLKKAIEHFGETELGRLRFVTKFHHVDHLLDAKHNGHTRFRFSINADYVIKNFEPGTSSLAQRIEAAGKVARAGYPLGFIVAPIYLHDGWQDGYYHMFERLDAELPQDVREDITFEFIQHRFTKAAKNVINKNYPKTKLKLDESVRRVKWGKYGISKYIYQKNEEDEMKEKLYSYMEKFFPNAKLEYFT; encoded by the coding sequence ATGAATAAACCTTTCGTACCGCAGCTTGTATATTTCGAACCGAAAGCATTGGACTATCCGCTCGGCAAAGAACTAAAAGAAAAATTTGAAGCTTTAGGTATTGAGATACGTTATACAACCTCCCATAACCAAATACGTAACTTCCCCGGAGACAATGATTTGCAAAAATATCGAATCGCAAAATCTACACTTGTCGTTGGTATTCGCAAAACTCTGAAATTCGATACGTCCAAGCCATCTGCTGAATATGCTATTCCACTTGCTACAGGATGTATGGGTCACTGCCATTATTGCTACTTACAAACAACAATGGGAAGCAAACCGTACATTCGGACATATGTGAATGTCGAGGAAATATTTGAAGCAGCTAATCGGTATATTGAAGAACGTGCACCTGAAATCACACGGTTTGAAGCGGCCTGTACTTCCGATATTGTAGGGCTGGATCACTTAACACATTCTTTAAAGAAAGCGATAGAGCATTTCGGCGAAACCGAGTTGGGCAGATTAAGGTTCGTTACAAAATTCCATCATGTTGATCATTTACTCGATGCAAAACATAATGGCCATACAAGATTTCGTTTTAGTATTAATGCGGATTATGTCATAAAAAACTTTGAACCCGGTACCTCCTCGCTCGCTCAGCGGATCGAAGCAGCCGGCAAAGTAGCGAGAGCCGGTTATCCTCTTGGATTTATCGTAGCGCCAATTTACCTTCATGATGGATGGCAGGATGGCTATTATCATATGTTTGAACGACTTGATGCTGAACTCCCCCAAGACGTCCGCGAAGATATTACATTTGAATTTATTCAGCACCGTTTTACAAAGGCCGCTAAAAACGTGATTAATAAAAACTATCCGAAGACAAAGCTGAAACTGGATGAATCTGTAAGACGTGTAAAATGGGGTAAATACGGAATCAGTAAGTATATTTATCAAAAGAACGAAGAGGACGAAATGAAAGAAAAGCTTTACAGTTACATGGAAAAATTTTTTCCGAATGCCAAACTTGAGTATTTCACATAA
- a CDS encoding QueT transporter family protein: MENSVSSSRVNVHETAKVAIVASLYVAVTLVLAVISFGAVQLRLSEMFNYLVLFHKRYIVGVTLGVVIANLFSPMWWIDVPVGGIATLIVLIICRIVTKNMKNLVLKIIVTGIIFTASMFTVAAQLMIVFDLPFWPTYGMVAVGEAFSMLVGGVTIYLLQKKIDFTK, translated from the coding sequence ATGGAAAATTCTGTTTCATCTTCACGTGTCAACGTGCATGAAACGGCTAAAGTTGCGATCGTTGCTTCTCTTTATGTAGCAGTGACGCTTGTTTTGGCTGTCATTAGTTTCGGAGCCGTCCAATTAAGGCTGTCGGAAATGTTTAACTATTTAGTGCTATTCCATAAACGATACATAGTAGGAGTAACATTAGGTGTCGTCATTGCGAATCTCTTTTCACCAATGTGGTGGATTGATGTACCGGTAGGCGGGATTGCTACACTGATTGTCTTGATTATTTGCCGAATCGTTACAAAAAATATGAAAAACTTAGTGCTAAAAATTATTGTAACCGGTATTATTTTTACGGCATCCATGTTTACAGTTGCAGCTCAGCTGATGATCGTTTTTGATCTGCCATTTTGGCCAACGTACGGAATGGTAGCAGTGGGAGAGGCCTTTTCAATGCTAGTAGGCGGCGTCACAATTTATTTATTGCAAAAGAAAATTGATTTTACAAAATAA
- a CDS encoding 3-oxoacyl-ACP reductase, with the protein MGKQFENKVVVITGAASGIGRAQAAAFLKEGATVIGIDIEKAVITDDKYYHYAGSVTDHQFIEETIGQLEVIDILCNTAGILDGYVPSLETEESLWDKIFNVNVKGMFFVTNAVLKKMLKQKRGVIVNMASIAGMIAGGGGAAYTASKHAVIGYTKQLSYDYCKEGIRINGIAPGAIETPMNAADFEGAGEMAKLVAEQTPAGRWAKPEEVANVTLFLASEASDYMHATIIPVDGGWMNK; encoded by the coding sequence GTGGGAAAGCAATTTGAAAATAAAGTCGTCGTCATTACGGGTGCCGCATCCGGAATCGGACGAGCACAAGCAGCAGCTTTTTTAAAAGAAGGGGCTACTGTTATTGGGATCGATATTGAAAAAGCAGTAATAACGGATGACAAGTACTATCACTATGCAGGAAGTGTAACGGATCATCAGTTTATTGAAGAAACGATTGGACAATTAGAAGTAATCGATATTTTATGTAATACAGCCGGTATCCTTGATGGTTATGTCCCGTCACTTGAAACAGAAGAATCATTATGGGACAAAATCTTTAACGTGAATGTAAAAGGGATGTTCTTTGTAACGAATGCGGTATTAAAGAAAATGCTTAAGCAAAAGCGCGGTGTTATTGTAAATATGGCATCGATTGCTGGAATGATTGCAGGTGGCGGTGGTGCAGCATATACCGCGTCCAAACATGCCGTAATCGGTTATACAAAACAGCTTTCCTATGATTATTGCAAGGAAGGGATACGTATCAACGGGATTGCACCGGGTGCAATTGAAACACCGATGAATGCGGCCGATTTTGAAGGGGCAGGTGAAATGGCGAAGTTAGTGGCAGAGCAAACACCTGCTGGCAGATGGGCGAAGCCTGAAGAGGTTGCAAACGTGACATTATTTTTAGCGAGTGAAGCAAGCGATTATATGCATGCAACAATTATACCGGTTGATGGTGGATGGATGAATAAATAA
- a CDS encoding DUF2829 domain-containing protein has protein sequence MTFEEILPRLKNGEKIIRKGWGGAELYVKYVPATTLDDLDMNPYFVINVTGEGYTMFTPTVCDILADDWEIVL, from the coding sequence ATGACATTTGAAGAAATTTTGCCTCGTTTAAAAAATGGAGAGAAGATAATCCGTAAAGGCTGGGGCGGTGCTGAACTATATGTAAAGTATGTGCCTGCAACTACATTGGATGACTTGGACATGAATCCGTATTTTGTTATTAATGTAACTGGTGAAGGGTATACGATGTTTACACCGACAGTTTGTGATATTTTAGCGGATGATTGGGAAATCGTTCTATAA
- a CDS encoding DegV family protein encodes MKRIILSTESGADLPKDLVEKHQIQVVPMHVIMDGKDYLDGELSVEEVFDFYDRTKSIPSTAATNVHEYEELFTKVRLKFPESIIIHIGYTSKASASFQSAVIAAEDFDDLFLIDALNVTGGLGAVVMYAARLLEEEPKISPEHLIAKIESIVPKTRLAFLPGSLDFLKAGGRVSNIAYIGGALLKIKPCIELKEGKLVSTRKYRGKMEIVAEKMMRDYLDEYNIDREQLYLIYSVGLDEQIKKRLEAIAKEAGFKNVRWMQAGAMISTHAGPGGFGIAGIES; translated from the coding sequence ATGAAAAGAATTATTTTATCGACTGAGAGTGGTGCGGATTTACCGAAGGACCTGGTTGAAAAACATCAAATTCAAGTAGTACCGATGCACGTTATTATGGATGGGAAAGATTATTTGGATGGTGAGCTGTCAGTAGAAGAAGTTTTTGATTTTTATGATCGAACAAAGTCAATACCGTCTACGGCAGCGACGAATGTCCATGAATATGAAGAGTTGTTTACAAAGGTTCGATTGAAATTTCCTGAAAGTATCATTATTCACATTGGCTATACGTCAAAAGCATCTGCTTCCTTTCAAAGTGCGGTAATTGCAGCAGAAGATTTTGATGATCTTTTTCTGATTGATGCGTTAAATGTAACTGGTGGATTGGGGGCAGTAGTGATGTATGCAGCTCGCTTGCTTGAAGAAGAGCCTAAGATTAGCCCTGAGCATTTAATTGCAAAAATTGAATCAATCGTTCCTAAAACAAGGCTAGCGTTCCTGCCAGGAAGTTTAGACTTTTTAAAAGCAGGTGGACGGGTGAGCAATATTGCCTACATCGGTGGTGCATTGCTTAAAATCAAGCCATGTATTGAGTTGAAAGAAGGAAAGCTTGTTTCAACTAGAAAATACCGTGGCAAGATGGAAATTGTTGCAGAAAAGATGATGAGGGATTATTTAGATGAATACAATATCGATCGGGAACAATTGTATTTAATCTACTCGGTCGGACTGGATGAACAAATTAAAAAACGTCTGGAAGCAATCGCGAAGGAAGCCGGTTTTAAAAACGTAAGATGGATGCAGGCTGGTGCGATGATCTCGACTCATGCGGGTCCTGGAGGATTTGGGATTGCCGGTATAGAATCATAA
- a CDS encoding dimethylarginine dimethylaminohydrolase family protein gives MVNTFSKQSQIACQSEYGTLKKVVLCEPKYMEIKEVINDVQKKYKHDNIDQNLALAQHQKFEQTLLNAGVEVIKLPPSKEHPEQVFTRDIGFTIGDQLFVSQMANPIRQGEDEVLAQWLKENKISYHNLSKYSIEGGDVIIDGPRVFVGISDRTCEKAIQNLQKQLPDFEVLPIPFNPKYLHLDCVFNILSSKDALVFPDAFEPEVVKHLSSMYDLIEVSENEQFTMGTNVLSIGQNRVLSLPVNSDVNYQMRQHGYEVLEVDFSEIIKSGGSFRCCSMPIVRQ, from the coding sequence ATGGTAAATACATTTTCAAAGCAATCCCAAATAGCATGTCAAAGCGAATATGGAACTTTAAAAAAAGTTGTATTATGTGAACCTAAATATATGGAAATTAAAGAAGTAATCAATGATGTTCAAAAAAAATATAAGCATGATAATATCGATCAGAATCTTGCACTAGCCCAGCATCAAAAGTTTGAACAAACGCTACTTAATGCTGGTGTGGAAGTAATTAAACTCCCTCCTAGTAAAGAGCACCCGGAACAAGTATTTACAAGAGATATTGGTTTTACTATTGGAGATCAGTTGTTTGTTTCGCAGATGGCAAATCCTATCCGTCAAGGTGAAGATGAAGTACTGGCACAATGGCTAAAGGAGAATAAAATTTCGTATCATAACCTTTCTAAATATTCAATTGAAGGTGGCGATGTGATTATTGACGGTCCTCGGGTTTTTGTCGGAATCAGTGATCGCACATGCGAGAAGGCTATTCAAAATTTACAAAAACAACTGCCTGATTTTGAAGTCCTTCCAATCCCGTTTAACCCAAAATATTTACATTTAGACTGTGTATTCAATATTCTTTCATCAAAAGATGCACTTGTTTTTCCGGATGCATTCGAACCGGAAGTAGTTAAACATTTATCGAGTATGTATGACTTAATCGAAGTAAGCGAAAACGAGCAGTTTACAATGGGGACAAATGTGCTTTCGATTGGACAAAATCGTGTGCTGAGCTTGCCGGTTAACAGTGATGTGAATTATCAAATGAGACAGCATGGTTATGAAGTGCTGGAAGTCGACTTTTCAGAAATCATTAAGTCGGGCGGCTCATTCAGATGCTGTTCGATGCCAATAGTAAGGCAGTAA
- a CDS encoding YqcI/YcgG family protein, with amino-acid sequence MITKGQALLTKEDFHNRTDLPSWLYKEYETFHKTVTDKTFPCFFGMSGELKGELRYAYITQDDWSNLPQAVEGFLELFKQPNYKRHGLFVFVEPFEQEGALDDYRQQFWDILQYLHTADKVEWPENSPRDPDHYLWDFHFAGEPIFVFGNAPAYKKRKTRHLGNAMVLGFQPRKIFQGLEGTEKGGIMSRDKVRKRVEVWDQLPKHPDIGHFGDPTHNEWKQSFIGDDIVPIQGKCPFQHKSLLL; translated from the coding sequence ATGATTACGAAGGGTCAGGCTCTATTAACGAAAGAAGATTTCCACAATCGAACGGATTTACCAAGTTGGCTCTATAAAGAATACGAAACGTTTCATAAAACAGTAACGGATAAAACATTTCCTTGTTTTTTTGGGATGAGTGGCGAGCTTAAAGGCGAACTTCGGTATGCATATATTACACAGGACGACTGGAGTAATTTACCTCAAGCAGTAGAAGGATTTTTAGAATTATTTAAACAGCCCAATTATAAAAGACACGGTCTATTTGTATTTGTTGAACCTTTCGAACAAGAAGGGGCACTCGATGATTACCGTCAACAGTTTTGGGATATTCTCCAGTATCTACATACAGCCGATAAAGTAGAATGGCCAGAAAACAGCCCTCGTGATCCAGATCATTATTTATGGGATTTCCACTTCGCCGGAGAACCAATATTTGTATTTGGAAATGCTCCTGCATATAAGAAGCGCAAAACCCGCCATTTAGGAAATGCGATGGTGCTCGGATTCCAGCCACGTAAAATCTTCCAAGGTTTAGAAGGTACCGAAAAAGGCGGTATTATGTCCAGGGATAAAGTACGGAAGCGTGTAGAGGTTTGGGATCAACTTCCGAAGCACCCGGATATCGGCCACTTTGGAGATCCGACACATAACGAATGGAAACAATCCTTTATCGGCGACGATATTGTACCGATCCAAGGGAAATGCCCTTTCCAACATAAATCATTGCTATTATAG
- a CDS encoding DegV family protein: MSKIILSTDSGADLPQELVEKYQIQVAPMHIIMDGKDYLDGELSVEEVFDYYNRTKKIPSTSATNVQEYHDLFSKIRADFPDSIIIHIGCTSKASVTFQSAVIAAEDFDDLYLIDSLNITGGLAAIVMHAALLIENEPSIDHVRLIKEIESFVPKTRLSILPGSLEFLKAGGRVSNLVYIGGALLKIKPCIELKEGKLVSTRNYRGKMSMVAEKFMRDFLNEYNIDKKLLFLIYSIGLDEGIKNRMVEIAKGKGFENVKWMQAGAGISAHAGPGGVGIAGLEC; encoded by the coding sequence ATGAGTAAGATTATATTATCGACTGACAGTGGGGCAGATTTACCGCAAGAATTGGTTGAGAAATATCAAATTCAAGTGGCTCCAATGCATATCATTATGGATGGAAAAGATTATTTGGACGGGGAACTTTCTGTAGAGGAAGTCTTTGATTATTACAATCGCACGAAGAAGATCCCGTCTACTTCAGCTACTAACGTTCAGGAATATCATGATTTATTTTCAAAAATCAGAGCAGATTTTCCGGATAGTATTATTATTCATATTGGATGTACATCGAAAGCATCTGTCACTTTTCAAAGCGCGGTCATAGCAGCAGAAGACTTTGATGATCTGTATTTAATCGACTCATTAAATATAACTGGAGGACTTGCAGCAATCGTTATGCATGCAGCATTATTAATTGAAAACGAACCTTCCATTGACCATGTTCGTTTAATAAAGGAAATAGAATCCTTTGTTCCCAAAACTAGGCTTTCAATTCTACCAGGCAGTCTCGAATTTTTGAAAGCTGGAGGAAGAGTAAGCAATCTTGTATATATTGGTGGTGCACTGTTGAAAATAAAACCTTGCATTGAATTGAAAGAAGGTAAACTAGTTTCAACAAGAAACTATCGCGGGAAGATGAGTATGGTAGCAGAGAAGTTTATGCGTGATTTTTTAAATGAATATAATATTGATAAAAAACTGCTATTTTTGATTTACTCAATCGGACTTGATGAAGGTATTAAAAATCGGATGGTTGAAATTGCAAAGGGGAAGGGATTCGAAAATGTGAAATGGATGCAGGCTGGAGCTGGGATATCTGCGCATGCTGGTCCAGGGGGCGTCGGGATTGCCGGATTAGAATGTTAG
- a CDS encoding NAD(P)/FAD-dependent oxidoreductase, which translates to MDILDCIIIGGGPSGLSASLVLGRARREIVLFDDNTNRNRVTAEARGFITRDRTNPQEFREIGLKELENYPTVSYVNATVTEITKDKDSDRYIVKASNEKEYITEKVILATGIQEVFFIPSIRNYYGKSLFSCPYCDGWEQRDKPLVVIAEKEEHVLHLTKLIYNWSQDLVVLTNGLELSEEATSLLEKRNIKIIEDQIKALIGNDGFLEKIEFESGDTLERSFGFVAPTYYRPNKLVEMLGCEVHENGKVITDGVGRTSEKNVYIAGETETARPSSLMISAARGNKAAVSVNVDLTEERF; encoded by the coding sequence ATGGATATATTGGATTGTATTATTATCGGCGGAGGACCGTCTGGATTAAGTGCCAGTTTAGTTTTAGGCAGAGCTAGAAGAGAGATTGTTTTATTCGACGATAATACGAATCGTAATCGTGTGACTGCAGAGGCGCGCGGATTTATTACTCGTGATCGGACAAACCCTCAGGAGTTTAGAGAAATAGGTTTGAAGGAACTCGAGAACTATCCAACAGTATCGTACGTAAACGCAACTGTTACGGAAATTACTAAGGATAAAGATAGTGACAGGTATATTGTTAAAGCTTCTAATGAGAAGGAGTATATAACGGAAAAAGTTATATTGGCTACAGGCATTCAAGAAGTTTTTTTCATACCGAGTATAAGGAATTATTACGGGAAGAGTTTATTCAGTTGTCCCTATTGTGATGGCTGGGAACAGCGGGATAAGCCTTTAGTGGTCATCGCTGAAAAAGAAGAGCATGTGCTGCATTTGACTAAGTTGATTTATAACTGGTCGCAGGATTTAGTTGTTCTGACAAATGGCCTTGAACTTTCGGAAGAGGCGACTTCGCTGTTAGAAAAACGGAATATCAAAATAATAGAGGATCAGATAAAAGCATTAATTGGTAATGACGGGTTTTTAGAAAAAATCGAGTTTGAATCGGGAGATACGCTAGAACGATCTTTTGGTTTTGTAGCACCAACGTATTACCGTCCGAATAAGCTTGTGGAAATGTTAGGTTGTGAAGTACATGAAAACGGGAAAGTCATAACTGACGGTGTTGGCAGAACATCTGAGAAAAATGTCTACATTGCAGGAGAAACCGAAACAGCACGACCTTCATCGTTAATGATTTCGGCTGCAAGAGGAAATAAAGCAGCAGTTTCGGTAAATGTAGATCTTACTGAGGAACGATTTTGA
- a CDS encoding methyl-accepting chemotaxis protein — MNILKNLKIKTKWMVLISLAVIAAVVITVLFSQWTVRNILTEENEQTSSNNAENAVDQVSLGLETYETNLLQFEQVIETIVQKDEVDYLHIDEITSTLKENNENYLSVYFMDFKSGKLHSTPAIDYEWDVRESQTFAKLNANPNLQWMDVYLDTGINKLMTSVIAPVFKEDELVGAVGYDIDFSTIGKIREGIEAKSSSKLMIVDPNGLIVSSFIEDGDGTNINADNSGKIAGVTDLLNTSELEKKFNWLSDAKNGTNQIEQFKWDDVNYTGEIQVIEKNNWQIVSLVDEDSYAQQLNKLSIVGWISILIGLIIGCLFAYFMARKLVDILNSFNDVFEKTASGDFISRFETKSNDEIADLANQYNHMLDEVRNLINQVNENSMEIQHSSNSLSIIAKENEQALNNVSNSIEEIAMNTSTQAEKMHDGSTAIHVLADEIESIELKTQQMVNDADEALVEVHTSIDKVQQLETSYANLERAFNEVTVVTEQLDGKTKSISKVTDVIAQITEQTNLLALNASIEAARAGEHGKGFAVVADEVRSLAESSKAATTNIQQIILSILEDTKQLVQVMNQTNEISEDQKLAVNTVDNAIKQLSDTLKNMKVSISNTMDNVSTMQQQKNVVVSSIAVVNEMTTEVTAETQEIASSIEEQTSATSEVTMHATHLNKQVEKLTDSVSKFKL; from the coding sequence ATGAATATACTCAAAAATTTAAAGATAAAAACTAAGTGGATGGTACTGATATCACTGGCAGTTATTGCAGCGGTCGTCATTACTGTGTTATTTAGTCAGTGGACAGTACGAAATATTTTAACAGAAGAAAATGAACAGACTTCTTCTAACAATGCTGAAAATGCTGTTGATCAGGTGTCATTAGGTTTGGAAACTTACGAAACAAACCTTCTACAATTCGAGCAGGTTATCGAAACGATCGTACAAAAAGATGAAGTCGACTATTTACATATTGATGAAATTACAAGCACTTTAAAAGAAAATAACGAAAATTATTTGTCCGTCTACTTCATGGACTTTAAATCGGGCAAACTTCATTCAACACCTGCAATTGATTATGAGTGGGATGTACGTGAATCTCAAACTTTTGCAAAATTGAATGCAAACCCAAACTTACAATGGATGGATGTCTATTTGGATACTGGTATTAACAAGTTAATGACTTCTGTTATTGCCCCGGTATTTAAAGAGGACGAGCTAGTCGGTGCAGTCGGCTATGATATCGATTTCTCTACAATTGGTAAGATTCGCGAAGGCATTGAAGCAAAATCATCTTCAAAATTAATGATTGTCGATCCAAATGGATTGATTGTATCTTCATTTATCGAAGATGGGGACGGAACAAATATCAATGCCGATAATTCAGGCAAGATTGCTGGTGTTACCGATTTATTAAATACTTCCGAATTAGAGAAAAAGTTTAACTGGCTGTCAGATGCTAAAAATGGCACTAACCAAATTGAACAGTTTAAATGGGATGACGTGAATTATACAGGTGAAATTCAAGTTATCGAGAAGAATAACTGGCAGATTGTTTCTTTAGTAGATGAAGATAGTTATGCACAACAGTTAAATAAGTTATCGATTGTCGGTTGGATTTCAATATTGATCGGTTTAATAATCGGATGTTTATTCGCCTATTTCATGGCACGAAAATTAGTCGATATTTTAAATAGCTTTAATGATGTATTTGAAAAAACAGCAAGCGGTGACTTTATTTCACGTTTTGAAACAAAGTCAAATGATGAAATTGCAGACTTAGCCAATCAATACAACCATATGCTAGACGAGGTTCGCAATTTAATTAACCAAGTAAATGAAAATTCAATGGAAATCCAACATTCTTCAAACAGTTTATCTATTATTGCCAAGGAAAATGAGCAGGCATTAAATAATGTCTCGAACAGCATCGAAGAAATTGCTATGAATACAAGTACACAGGCTGAAAAAATGCATGATGGTTCTACAGCTATCCACGTATTGGCCGATGAGATAGAATCTATTGAGCTCAAAACTCAGCAAATGGTTAATGATGCTGACGAAGCATTGGTAGAAGTGCATACAAGTATTGATAAAGTACAACAATTGGAAACATCCTATGCGAATTTAGAACGCGCATTTAATGAAGTGACGGTCGTAACCGAACAGTTAGATGGAAAAACGAAATCCATTTCGAAAGTAACCGATGTGATCGCCCAAATTACTGAACAAACTAATTTACTAGCACTCAATGCTTCTATTGAAGCTGCTCGAGCAGGTGAGCACGGAAAAGGATTTGCAGTTGTAGCAGATGAAGTAAGAAGCTTGGCAGAAAGCTCAAAAGCGGCAACAACGAATATTCAGCAAATCATTCTAAGTATTTTAGAGGACACGAAGCAACTCGTTCAAGTGATGAATCAGACAAACGAGATTAGCGAAGATCAGAAATTAGCCGTTAATACTGTAGATAATGCAATTAAACAACTTTCTGATACATTGAAAAATATGAAAGTGTCGATTTCAAACACGATGGATAATGTATCAACAATGCAACAGCAAAAAAATGTCGTTGTCTCTTCAATAGCAGTTGTTAATGAAATGACAACAGAAGTTACAGCAGAGACGCAAGAAATTGCGAGTTCAATCGAAGAACAAACATCCGCTACTTCTGAAGTGACGATGCATGCTACGCACTTAAATAAACAAGTTGAAAAATTAACTGACTCTGTTTCGAAATTTAAGCTATAG
- a CDS encoding nitroreductase family protein: MLQQKSALEKLMEERKSVRKYEPGVAIPRETIQHILQQATTAPSSSNLQPWRFLIIDDAEQKKELRIAGFNQEQIETSSAIIAVIGDIEMYKNAKQINDLNVELGYMPREIADMMISNSEAAYSSFSDAERSNIAHLDSGLISMQIVLLAKDMGYDTVIMGGFDKAAFAKKYELPANEVPMILIAIGKAAMPARNSSRLPFEQIIRFSS; the protein is encoded by the coding sequence ATGTTACAACAAAAATCAGCTTTAGAAAAATTAATGGAAGAACGTAAATCAGTTCGTAAATATGAACCAGGTGTTGCGATTCCTCGCGAGACAATTCAACATATACTTCAACAGGCAACAACAGCTCCATCATCTAGTAACCTGCAGCCTTGGCGCTTCCTTATTATTGACGATGCTGAACAGAAGAAAGAGTTGCGCATTGCCGGATTTAATCAGGAACAAATCGAAACATCATCAGCGATTATTGCGGTAATCGGCGATATTGAAATGTATAAAAATGCCAAGCAAATTAACGATTTAAATGTAGAGCTGGGCTATATGCCACGCGAGATTGCTGATATGATGATTTCTAATTCCGAAGCGGCGTACAGCAGTTTTTCCGATGCTGAACGCAGTAATATTGCCCATTTAGATTCAGGTTTAATTTCTATGCAAATAGTACTTTTAGCGAAGGATATGGGCTATGATACCGTAATCATGGGCGGCTTCGATAAAGCTGCATTCGCTAAAAAATATGAACTGCCTGCAAATGAGGTGCCGATGATCTTAATCGCTATCGGAAAGGCTGCTATGCCGGCACGTAATTCATCTCGCCTGCCATTCGAACAAATTATTCGTTTCTCCAGCTAA
- a CDS encoding MarR family transcriptional regulator yields the protein MEVCLDDKKQMIMMLKRLDRHVTQIFEKRTEVSLTRYEILVSLIKKGSVTQKVLQQSLAIDQAAITRHLKLLEEQQYVERKRNEKNNREVLVTISDKGRALLEGCTMFKDQFLNDLYEDFSDSELQQLKHFLTRLNDNVDNL from the coding sequence ATGGAAGTTTGTTTGGATGATAAAAAACAGATGATTATGATGTTAAAAAGATTAGATCGTCATGTAACGCAAATTTTTGAAAAAAGAACAGAAGTCAGTTTGACGCGATACGAAATTTTAGTTTCTTTAATTAAAAAAGGAAGCGTTACTCAAAAGGTCCTGCAACAATCCTTAGCTATCGACCAAGCGGCAATCACACGTCATTTGAAGCTGCTTGAAGAACAGCAATATGTCGAACGTAAACGCAACGAGAAAAACAACCGGGAAGTACTTGTAACGATTTCCGATAAAGGACGAGCATTACTTGAAGGTTGTACAATGTTTAAAGATCAGTTTCTGAATGATCTTTATGAAGATTTTTCGGATAGCGAATTACAGCAACTCAAGCATTTTCTTACACGCTTAAATGATAATGTAGATAATCTTTAA
- a CDS encoding dihydropteridine reductase: MQIYWTKINKIIEETPAVKTFLLDLPEGFTWEEGAHTHLALEGFNAGDQPNKSLVRHMSISTLPNEQTVGITTRIRELCSEFKSILRNLEVGDKVALFKIHSNVPLKREDKNIYLLSSGVGLATFRPLVLTYMERPDHINRIHSLTIDSTQDYLFTDVFESAPGKNFTAQYVNNRNDYYEEVKKLAADQDGLFYVVGSDEFILQNIDVLREQGIKPEQIVLDKRERQLAKFFSPETVV; the protein is encoded by the coding sequence ATGCAAATATACTGGACGAAAATAAATAAAATCATTGAAGAAACGCCAGCAGTGAAAACGTTTTTGCTGGATCTCCCTGAAGGCTTCACGTGGGAAGAAGGTGCACATACACACCTTGCTTTAGAAGGGTTCAATGCCGGGGATCAGCCAAATAAAAGCTTAGTTCGTCATATGTCCATCTCAACACTACCAAATGAGCAGACTGTCGGGATTACAACTCGCATAAGAGAACTGTGCTCTGAGTTTAAATCGATTTTAAGAAATCTGGAAGTCGGCGATAAAGTGGCACTATTTAAAATCCATTCCAACGTACCGCTAAAAAGAGAAGATAAAAATATTTACCTTTTATCTTCCGGGGTAGGTCTCGCAACGTTCAGACCGCTTGTACTTACTTATATGGAACGACCTGATCACATCAACCGCATTCATTCTCTTACAATCGATTCAACACAAGACTATTTATTTACAGATGTTTTTGAATCTGCTCCAGGTAAAAATTTCACAGCACAGTATGTCAATAATCGAAATGATTACTATGAAGAAGTGAAAAAACTTGCTGCAGATCAGGACGGTCTATTCTACGTTGTCGGCAGTGATGAGTTTATTTTGCAAAACATCGACGTGTTGCGCGAACAAGGCATTAAACCGGAACAAATTGTCCTTGATAAACGTGAACGACAATTAGCTAAATTTTTTTCGCCTGAAACTGTAGTTTGA